Proteins from a genomic interval of Salmo trutta chromosome 39, fSalTru1.1, whole genome shotgun sequence:
- the LOC115179287 gene encoding pinopsin-like: MYTEVANLNFSSNGSIEDPLSSLDQEWNEPPAKRLSRTGHHVMSVFLGSIMVFGFINNLVVLILFIKFKTLRTPVNMLLLNISVSDMLVCLCGTTLSFASSLHARWLYGKHGCMWYGFANSCFGIVSLISLAFLSYDRYSTLTVYNKQAPDYRKPLLAVVGSWLYSLFWTVPPLLGWSSYGLEGAGTSCSVTWTSQTPQSHSYIICLFIFCLGLPVLVMVYCYGRLLYAVKQVGRIRKSAARRREFHILFMVITTVVCYLLCWMPYGVIAMMATFGHPGLITPIVTVVPSIMAKSSTVINPLIYILMNKQFYRCFLILFHCKRPSSENGVSSMPSKTTVIQLNRRGHSNNVAVTPQLSTGATHHNHNHHPHTVECSTNNREVTTPVSEQTSPDTNQEITSCGQPRTPRSPSQPTPLFPHVTNAIQ; this comes from the exons ATGTATACCGAGGTGGCTAATTTAAACTTCAGCTCTAACGGAAGCATCGAGGATCCACTGAGCTCTCTGGATCAAGAATGGAACGAGCCCCCGGCGAAAAGACTGTCTCGGACCGGACACCATGTGATGTCCGTCTTCCTTGGATCTATTATGGTTTTTGGTTTCATCAATAACCTGGTGGTATTGATCCTGTTTATTAAGTTCAAAACTCTGCGGACGCCGGTGAACATGCTTTTGCTGAACATCAGCGTGAGTGACATGCTGGTGTGCCTCTGTGGCACCACGCTCAGCTTCGCATCCAGTCTACACGCACGCTGGCTGTACGGGAAGCACGGGTGCATGTGGTACGGCTTCGCCAACTCTTGCTTCG GAATTGTGTCGCTAATCTCGCTGGCCTTCCTCTCCTATGACCGCTACAGCACCTTAACCGTGTACAACAAGCAAGCCCCCGACTACCGCAAGCCTCTGCTGGCCGTGGTGGGCTCCTGGCTCTACTCCCTGTTCTGGACAGTGCCCCCCCTGCTGGGCTGGAGTAGTTACGGCCTGGAGGGGGCCGGGACCAGCTGCTCGGTCACCTGGACATCCCAGACGCCCCAGTCTCACTCCTACATCATCTGCCTGTTCATCTTCTGTCTGGGGCTGCCTGTGCTGGTCATGGTCTACTGCTATGGGAGGCTGCTCTACGCTGTCAAACAG GTGGGGCGGATCCGTAAGTCGGCGGCGCGGCGGAGAGAGTTCCACATCCTGTTCATGGTGATCACTACGGTTGTGTGTTACCTGCTGTGCTGGATGCCCTACGGCGTGATCGCCATGATGGCCACCTTTGGACACCCGGGCCTCATCACCCCCATCGTGACCGTGGTGCCCTCCATCATGGCTAAGAGTAGCACTGTCATCAACCCCCTCATCTATATACTCATGAACAAACAG TTCTACAGGTGTTTCCTGATCCTGTTCCACTGCAAGCGGCCCAGTTCTGAGAACGGCGTCTCCTCCATGCCCTCCAAGACCACCGTCATCCAGCTCAACCGCCGGGGCCACAGTAACAACGTAGCCGTCACGCCCCAGCTCTCCACCGGCGCCACCCACCATAACCACAACCACCATCCCCACACAGTGGAGTGCAGCACTAACAACCGGGAAGTCACCACCCCCGTCTCCGAACAGACCAGCCCAGACACCAACCAAGAGATCACTTCCTGTGGACAGCCGCGTACCCCCCGAAGCCCCTCTCAACCCACCCCCCTTTTCCCCCACGTGACAAACGCTATCCAGTGA